The Manis pentadactyla isolate mManPen7 chromosome 12, mManPen7.hap1, whole genome shotgun sequence genome contains the following window.
TGAGTTCAGagaattctcacacacacacatacaatacacacacacagtgtatgATTAAGAGCTCAGGCTACATCCAGATAATCTAGCTTTAAGCCCTGCCTCTACTTCCTACACATTTCATGACCGTAGACAGGCTGCTTCatcactctgtgcctcagtttccccacctgtaaaatggggatcaccCAGACCATACCTCATAGGGTTATAGTGAGGACAGAACAAGCTGAGACTTATGAAGTCCCagaaatgttaaattaaaaaaaaaaacagctttttgTACCCAGAACCTCATGTACACATCCAAATACACAGAGAGGGCCCAATATAATGACAGACACAGCTTCAGGTGCACCGCCCCCACGCGCACAAGTCCTCCCACACGCACTAGATCCCTTCCTCTTGCACTCTCACACACTGACACCTCTTCTCTTAAAATACCTCCTCCCCAGGGCCACCAGAGGTGAGCATTTACACAGCTGTCTCGGGCCCGTCCCTCATGAATAATGCATGATCCTCATGCATATGCAAGCAGGGGCCAACAGGGCTTGGGAGGAGGGGCTGCCTGaaaggaaagtgtgtgtgtgtgtgtgtgtgtgtgtccctctcCTTCACACCCACCTCTTGTCTCAGTGGGCACTGAATAAAGATGAGTTTGCCAGCAGGCTTTTTTATGTGTTTGCACCCGGGTGTGCACCAGGTGCTGTGTCCAGGCAAGAATATCCATGTCCATGAGGTTGCACCTGTGATGTGTGGATGTATGCATGGGTCTGCAGcagctttgtgtactgtgtgacACGTAGGGGACCTAGTGTGATCTCTGGATGTGTGGGTCCAGGTGCCCCTCGGCAGGGGCTGTGAGCACATGTTTTTGTTTCTGGCCTGGGAGTCAGGGCATATTTGTGTGCATGGGTGTGAACATAAAACTCTTCAGAGAAAGGAAGCCAGGCTCAGCAAATCATCCCAGGCTGCCCTTTAGGGACCTGAGCCGCCTGCCAACATTTCCCTCATTAGCTCCTTCTGACTCTGCACACAGACCACATCTCACACCCCCATGCCTGGATCCACACTGCCAATCACACGGAGAGAGCCCTTGCTGTACTCGTAGGGCACACACGCAGCCGCACACCCCAGACTCAGAGCCTGGGAGACTCACACGCGAACAGATTCCCAGTGACATTAACAAAGAAAGACAATATAGGCACTTCCAAGACAGGCAGCACGTCTTCTGCACAAAGACACACACCCAGTCTCAGCCTCCCCACGTCAACCCCGCGATGAGGCCACACTGTCAGACATAGCtccgcacactcacacacacagctaTGCCAGCCCCTGGCACACACCGGGCTGGACAAATGGGGCTTGGTGACCGGAAGGCACACATCATTTTGCCACCTGGTGTCGTGGCCCCTGGCACAAGTTTCCTGACAAAGACACGATCTCGGTCACGTTAGACTCATAGAAGACCCCAGAGCCCCCTATGGGCACACACCCTCTCCCAGCATGGGGTAGACACTCGCACACAAAGCCCCCAccgcctggggtggggggcaccttCCATTGGTAATGTCCACACATGAGCAAAAGGCTTCTGGGTTCTGGGGTCCCACATTCTGCccacccctctctccccacccttccTCCACTTCCCCTGCTGGGGACCAGTGCCAACCCTCTCCTCAGCCTGGCTGTCTCCCACTAATGCTGCTGAGAGGAACAAAGCCCCGCGTGCAGGAATGGGGGTTGTTCCTGTCCAGGCTGGGAAACCAGCCTCTACTTCCCAGCGCCTGTGCCCCCAAACCAAGCAGTACTTCCACACGCATCTACAGGGACAGATGGAATTGAGGAGGTGAGGCTGAGGTCTGTGTCTTGTTGTGAGGATGTGGTCAGAGGGGAAGGTGCTGGGGGTGCCCCCTTCTTGGGATTGGGTGCCCCTCAGAGGTCCTCATCCGTGACAGGGGCTTTATAAAGCTCCCACCCAGCATTCACTTAGGAGACCATGTGTGCTCCCTGGGAGAAGGGACAGCACCCCAACTCCAGGTATGAGGGAACAAGGACCTTGGGATGGAGCCCCCCTAGAGCCCTCTCCCTGAGTTAGGATGTGGTGACAGGACCAGGGCCACAAGGAGAGGGAGACCACAGGGCGCCCCTTCCCTGCAGCCGTTCACTCTCCACACAGACCCTCTCCCATGATCTGGGTGCCCCCTCCCTGCTGCAGTCCAGCCCAGAGTCCTCCATTCATCTGCAAATTGGGGATCCCCACTTAGAATCCTGGGCTGTCTTAGCTCAGACCCTGGGGTACCCTGTTCTGGAGTCCTCCATACAGCACCTGGGtgttccccttttctctctgaaCTTGGGGTGCCCCTCCCTTACCCTTGGTTCCCAGTGTTCCCCCCCAATTCTGAGACCCACCCCCAGCTCGGCTTCCTCCCCACCGTGGGGTCATCTCCACGTTCCTTGGATAACATTATCCTCAAATCCGCGTCCCCCTGACACTGCCAAGCCCCCTCCCCGTTTGCGGTTCCTCTCCAACCCGGGACTCCCTTCCCCCCTCGGCTCCCCTCCCTATTCTGGGGGCTTCTATCTAATCCGGGGACCTCTCCCCCCAACGCAGACCCCTCCCCACGACGGACCCCCACCTGACTCCTAGCTCGGACGCATCCCGGGCGGTCCCCAGGCACAAAGGACTCAGCTCGGCCCGCTCTCGGCGCCGGGTCCAGCCCCTGCGCCCTGCGCTCCGCTCGCCCCAGCGCCTCCTCGGCGCTTATAAAGGGGCCGCGGGGCTGCTCTGCGCATGCGTCCCTCACAGCCCTCGGCCGCCCGAgaagctgggggtgggaggcGCCTCCTGCCTAAAACCCCCTATTCATTCCTTGGAGCACTCACCCCAGCAGGGGAGAACTGCCCCTGATTTTCCCTCCTTCAATCCCCCAAAAGCCACGTTAAGTATCTTCAGGTGCTCCGTGGTGGGGtctgccccattttacagatgcagaaactgagccCGAGAGCGGTGAAGTGGCTCCAAAGGTCACGCGGagaagggcagagctgggatgacaACCCCGGCCTCTCGGACTCTCTGGGAAGAAGTTTTGGTTACAATTACTGTTTCATCCCACGTATACAGagggaaagcagaggctcagagaacCTAGGAAGATCTCTGGGTCACACAGCTGACAAGGGGCTCACAGGGTGGGAGCCCAGGCAGTTCACACCCCAGAGATCTTTCCACCggctccattcattcattcatgcctgCATCCAATCAGCATTTATGGAGCACCTGCTGTGGATCAGGTATTGTCCTGAGAATACTTTTGCTTTGGGCAGGGGGCCGGTGTGTGCCTTTGCAGGGAGGATCCATTCCGACCTCGAAAAACATagatatgtacaatggaatattattcagccatgaaaaggaatgagtATGGATACACTGTACcacatggatgaattttgaaGACATCATGCccagtgaaagaagctagacacaaaaggccacagtatgattccatttatatgaaatgttcagaatagacAGATCTGGAGGCAgaaagcagattaatgattaTTAAGGGTTTGGAAGGGGGAATGGGGGATGATGACTCATGGGGACAAGGTTCCCTTCAGAATGATGGGAATGTTCTAGAACTAGATAGTGGTAGCagttgcacaataatgtgaatataaTTAATGCCACTGCATTGGGTACTTTAAAATGTTCTATGTTCTATGTATACTACCACAATGAGAAATGGAAATGAGGAGGACAAAAGCTTAAAGAGGTCAGGTCCTTCCACCAACTTCCTTCTCACAATCTTGGTCGTGGTTTCTTGGTGCTGAGAAGGGGCTGTACTGAGCCAAGGGTCAGTGCCCTCTGCACTGGgtctgcatctgtgtgtgtgtgtctctgaggGTGGGTATTAGTTTGGTGGGGGGGACATATAAACAGGGGACAAGGTGGTATTGGCAAGATTACCAAAGAGTGGGTGGAAATGAGTGAAGGATGAGGCAACACCCCAGAGAAGCAGGATCACTGTATGTGTCATTGTCTCCTGCGTGGGGACCAAGCCTGGTCCAGGGGGAGATGAATGGTGTCCCCTGGGGCTGAAGTGACCCCCTGAGGAGCTGTGCTTACTGTTCAGCTCCTTGTCACAGAGGAGGGACGGTCAGGGATCACACTGATGGGAGTATCTGCAGGCATGGGGGTGGTGGTGACAGCATCACAGCAGGGGGGGATGGGGTCTAGGTGTGGTTGTGGGACATGCGTGGGAGCTGAGCATCTTGGCTTCCTCAAGTCCAGGGTTCAAAACCCCTCTCTGTGGCTCCTAATTGAGTGACCAAAGGCCAGCCATTTCGTCTTCCTATACCTCAGTTTCACCTTCTAAAACAGGGATAATTACAGGTCTCCACCTTACAGGGTTGCTGGCAAATGAAATGGGAAGCTGGGGGCTGCTCACATGCCATTGCCCATTTTCTGGctggggaaactgaagctcaaggGGACGGGATCACCTGCTTCAGGTTGTACAGTGTGGGCGGGGGCCAAGTGGGAGCCCAGGTTTGGGGCCTAAGAGCCAAGCTGACCTTTACCCCTGACTCCCCTCTATCTTTCTACACTCCGTCCTCTCAGTCCCTGGTCCCCTGGCTGGTGCCAGGGCTGAACTTAAAGGTGCTGGCCTGGGGCCCGGGGGTGGGATGTTGCCGGGGGCTTGAATGAGGCAGCCTTGCCTGGGAATCTGCTGGGCTCAAAGAGCTATTTATAGGCCCGCACTGGGATTGGGCCAGCTGCCCCAACCAGCCCCCAGCGCCTGCTCTGTCCCCCAACACTGGGGCCTGGGCCAGGGGCTGCAGCAAGTTGGGGGAGGGGGTAGAGGAGGGGGCTAGAGAGCTAGAGCAGGAGTAGGGGGGCTGGACCCTCCAGGAGAACCCGGTCTCACGGGCTGACAAAGCACCTCTCAACATAACCAAGGTGACACACAGCCAGGGCACATGCAACCACTCTCACAGCCGTCACACACAACATCACAACGACCACAGACACACAGTCACATCCCAGACACACTTTGACAGCACAGGCGGCTCATATATAACCAATGCAGCAAGGCACATGTAAGTCACACACACCTCACCTGGCCACACGCAAGTCAAGCCTGCTCCCAGCTGTGAGGCGGCTGCACCTGGAATCCCTCCATGCTCACACCCACTGCTGCTCGCACCCACACCTTAGCCTTCCTGCAGCCACAAACAGCCCACATTTGTCCCACGTTGTTCACACCCAACCACATCTACAGCCCTGGATGGGCACCTTCACTTGGCACTATGTCTCCAACCAGGATATATACGGTCCTTGGACCACCCTGATAACGTACTATTCATGCTTACCATTCACCATGCCCCCTCATGGCCCAGTGTTCCGAGCTCACCTCAGTCCCTTTATGCCTGGTCACCCTCTCCCATTGCCACCTCCGGttacccaggctcccaggctcgCCTGCTGCCGGGACCGACAAGTCCAGTTGGCACCAGGTGAGCATCCGTCTAGTCTGAGCCAGGCCCTGCCAGATCCAGGCAGACTCTGCAGGATAAATCAGACCCAGGCTGCCCCAAAGGGGGCTGCCAGCTCCCCACAGACTCTCCAGGCTGGGGCTTTGGGGTAACCATCATGCTTATTCCCtaagggaaaactgaggctcaaagctaTATGAGGGCCTTCGTCTGCCCCACTCCTGGACGACAAACTCATGGGAAGTGGGACCTGTTTTCTCCCACGGGCAGGGCTGCTTCTCCAGAGAGTCCCCACTGACCcatacttgctgtgtgaccagcAAATTCTtgaccctctctgagccttcctCTCCTGACAAAGCAAAACTCAGCCCAGTGCAGGCAACTCCAGAATCAGACTGGGGTTTGGATCCTGGTCCCCCTGGGTGACCTGAGCCcaatgtgcctcagtttccctcagcAAATCAGAGCTGCAACTCCTGACTCCTCTAGAAGCTCCCTCTTCCCCATCTCCTGGgtgcagtggggagggagtgccAGACTAGTCTCTCCCCACTCAGCCAAATGAATGGGCCACTTTTGGCTGTTCTGCTGGGAGCTTAGAGCTGCTAATTCCCTGGAGAAACAGGAGGCTCTTTCATACCCAGGCGCCAGTGGGGTGAGGAGGCGGGGAAAGGGTATGGAGCTGGCCTTGTCCCAGTGGGCAAGGTGGCTCCATGCCAAGACCAGGAGTGGCATGAGGGATTCTGGGGCTATGCCTGTCTTCTCTGGGGGACCTTATCAGAGTAGCTGCAACATGGAGATGACACAGAAGGTTTAGGAGCCAATGGGTGGAGACAAAACGTGGCTTCAAGTCAAACACAGGATGGGCTGTCAACAAAGGTCAGCCACTGTTGTTATGAGTCTATATGAAGAGTCCCGTGAATTCTCCACATACCTATAAATAGAATCCCctctacttcacagatgaggaaactgaggccaagagaggTCAACATGCTTGCCCAGTATCACAAAACCAGTGAGTGGCCCAATCAGTATTTGAAACGGATGTGGCCCTgcgtgggtgtgggtgtgtgtccaTACTCCTCCTAACTtcctctgggggtggggaggtgttttttgccacccccagccctggctcTGAAACCGGCAAGCCAGGTCTGGATGGCAGCAGGCCATGAATTTTTGCAGGAAGTCCTGGCAGACAGGGGCTGATGGGGCAGCGCTTCCGCTGGTGTCCCAGTTTCCCAGCCAGCCCCCTTCCAGGAGTGGGCTTAGGCAGATGCTAGTGGGATGCCAGGAGGACTATTTCCCCAGCCCTTGAAGAAGGGGGCTGGATCCCAGGCCATTCAGCTAAAGCCAGGAACTGCGGCCTCCTGCCAGTGGTTGATCTGTCTCAGAACTTTCCATTCCTGAAGATGGCATAGTGTCCCGCCTTTTCTCAAACACCTTCCCCAGACTGCTCCAGGCCCAGCAGGATCTGGCTCcatatattttattcaaattcATGTTCTTTTACCCAACCAGGCCTTTACTTATGCTGTTCTCTCTGCTTGAATACCACCTGCCCCAGATTTTTATCTCTGGTGAATTCCTACACTCATTAAAGTGCAGGCAAAATATTCCCTCCCAAGAAGTATCCCTCCAGGTAGAGCCGCTGCTCTGCCAGTCCTGCCTGTCTCTCCCTCTGGCTCAGCCCTGGCCCCAGTCCCCAGAATCACCCACACAGGACTGGGCAGTAACAGTGGCAAGAGTTTAGTGAATCAGGGAACCAAATCTTTTAGCCTGGTATCTGAGGCTTTGTACAATCTGGTTTGGCAAACTCCTgttcatccttcaaaacccacATCACATACACTATCCTCCAAGAAGTCTGTCCCAGGCAACATTCACTGAGAGGGCAGATTTGGAGGCCAGGTCTCCCGTGTCCCAGGCAGGACAGGACTCCTTGCACTCGCAACATGAAGGCCTCTTCCTCAACTCCTCCTTGGCCTCTGAGAGGCAGTGAGGTGCAGGGGTTCCCAGGCTGCATAAACAGTTAAGGAATGGATTTGGCAGACTTTCCCAAGTAGTAAGACATCATTATAAGAAGACTCTCAGACTTCAAAAACAGTGCTTTATACCGGCGGGCACCAAATGTCAAATCAACGCCCCACGCGCATTCAGCCCAAATTGCTTTAGAGGGCAGCCTTCCTCCGGCTCCAAAGGAAATGCAGTCCCTGGATACGTGCCCTTTAAGAGGCGGACACGGAGGGGCGGGGCTCAAACCAAAACCCCGCCCGGGTAGAGAGGGCTGCGGGGGCGGGTGCCTGAGTCACCCTGCGCATGCGCACTGGCCACGCGGTTCCGGGTTCGGCTTTGGGTTCCCCAAGTCTTTCGCAGATAACTTGAGGTTCGGAGAGGGAGCGACCGCCCCCGATACCTACctattgtttccctttcctggacCCACTGTGAAAGGCCTGGCGTCGGACCGTTGGCAGTTTCCCCGAAGTCCCCAATTTACAACCAAGGGGACTGATCGAGGAGACATTTAGGACTGGAGCGGGCGCGGCAAGGATGGGTCTGGTCCTGTAGTGCAGGTGAGGACGTGCAGACTCAGAGCGTGGACGGGTTCGCGCCGCTGTGGCTCTGTTGGCGCCGGGATTCGAACCGAGGGTGCGCCCAGCTCAGCTCTGCGAGGCCTTGTAGAGGCGAGATGACCCACTCTTTGGTTTGTGGGGAAACAGTGACCAGGTGAGAGCCGGGGAAACGGTGTGTGGGGGGGAGTAGGTGGGCGTGACCCTTGGCCTGGGGTTGAGCCCCTCGTGGACGGAGCTGGGGGGAAGCCGGTGGTGAGGAGCGAACGGCCTCAGCCCCGCCCCTCACCGGGATTTTGGTACCTCCAGGGTGAGTTCGGTGCTGAATCGCAACACCCGGCAGTTTGGAAAGAAGCACATGTTCGACCAGGACGAGGAGACGTGCTGGAACTCGGACCAAGTGAGGCACCTTCTCCTGGGCCCTCCGCCCCTCATGACTCAGATTCAGGGGCCCAGGCTTTTTTGAGAACTTCGGGACGCTCTGGCTGGGCACGGGGAGGGAACGTGCGCAGTGTCCCCCCTCTCCAACTCGGCTGCGCAGCAGGGCTCTGAGCCCTGAGTGACAGTGGTCTTGTGTCCCCGTCTGCTTCCAGGGCTCCTCGCAGTGGGTGATCCTCGAGTTTCCCCAGCGTATCTGTGTTTCACAGCTACAGATCCAGTTCCAGGGGGGCTTCTCCAGTCGCCGGGGCCACCTGGAAGGTACTGGAAGGCCTTGGAAGGTGGGGGCTTGGGGAGTGCATGTCAGCCTAACAGTCTGTCCCTCCCTGGCTGCAGGTTCCCAGGGGAAGGAGGCGCTCACTAAGATTGTGGACTTCTACCCTGAGGACAACAACTCACTTCAGATATCCTGCTGGCCTCTGGGGTAGGGAGGTCTGTCTCTGAAAGCTGTCGGCCCTGGCATGTGACCTTG
Protein-coding sequences here:
- the NR2C2AP gene encoding nuclear receptor 2C2-associated protein yields the protein MTHSLVCGETVTRVSSVLNRNTRQFGKKHMFDQDEETCWNSDQGSSQWVILEFPQRICVSQLQIQFQGGFSSRRGHLEGSQGKEALTKIVDFYPEDNNSLQTFPVPAAKVDRLRVTFEDATDFFGRMVIYHLRVLGEKA